The genomic DNA CCGGTGATGGTGATCGTGGTGGCCATGTCACGAGCCTACGTCCGTCGCGGTGTCGGCGCGCGGAGTACCCTCGACGCATGACGTTCAATCCCGACGCCGACCTCTCCCGCAACACCACGCGTCGCCGCGGACGCACGGCGGCGATCGCGGGCGGCTCCGGCGTCGGCGTGCTCGCCCTCCTCGCCCTCATCGCCGGCCCCCTGCTGGGCATCGACCTGAGCGGACTCGTCGGGGGCGCGCCCGGGGGTGGGAGCGAGCCCGCCGGTGGTTCGGCCATCGAGAACTGCGACAGCGGCGCCGACGCGAACGCGAACGTCGACTGCCGCATGGCGGGGGCGCAGGTCGCGCTCGACGCCTTCTGGGAGGACAACGTGGAGGGGTATCAGGCTCCGCAGCTCATCGTCGTCGACGGAGCGACCTCCACGCAGTGCGGCACCGCTTCCAACGCGGTCGGCCCGTTCTACTGCCCGCCGGAGGAGACCGTCTACATCGACCCCACGTTCTTCCAGCTCATGCAGCAGCAGTTCGGGGCCTCGGCCGGGAACCTCGCGCAGCTCTACATCGTCGGGCACGAGTGGGGTCACCACATTCAGAACCTCCTCGGGGCGATGGAGCGGTACCCGAACAACGGGACGGGTCCCGGCAGCAACGGCGTGCGCATGGAGCTGCAGGCCGACTGTTATGCCGGCGGCTGGCTCGGCCGCGCGACCGAGCAGACCGACGCCGACGGCGATCCGTACCTCGAGAAGCCGACGGAGGAGCAGATCCGCGACGCCCTGAACGCGGCGTCGACCGTCGGCGACGATCACATCCAGGAGCAGTCCGGGCAGGTGAACCCGGAGACCTGGACCCACGGCTCCAGCGAGCAGCGTCAGCGCTGGTTCGCGGAGGGATACCAGAACGGGCTCGATGCGTGCGGGCAGGTGTTCACCCTCCCCGCCGATCAGCTCGACCCGTAGGCCCGGTGGTCCCGCCGTTGTCAGATAACGTGGACTCGGCAGGACCGCACGACCGGTTGGGGGACCGAACATGACGAACACCGAGGGGCTCTATCCGCCCATCGAGCCGCACGAGACCGGAGTGCTGCTCGTCGGCGACGGGCATCGCGTGGCCTGGGAGATCAGCGGCAACCCCGAGGGGAAACCCGTCGTGTTCCTCCATGGCGGCCCCGGCAGCGGCACCTCGCCGTGGCAGCGCCAGTTCTTCGACCCCGACGTCTACCGGATCGTCCTTCTCGATCAGCGCGGATGCGGTCGGAGCACGCCGTCCGCCGCGGAGCCGGAGGCCGATCTCCGGCACATCACCACCGCGCACCTCATCGCCGACCTCGAACTGCTGCGCAAGAACCTCGGCATCGAGACGTGGCAGGTGTTCGGCGGGTCCTGGGGCAGCGCCCTCGCGCTCGCCTACGCCCAGGCCCACCCCGACGTGGTCTCCGAGCTGATCCTGCGTGGGATCTTCACGCTCCGTCGCGCCGAGCTCGAGTGGTTCTACGAGGGCGGGGCGGCGGCGCTCTTCCCCGACCTGTGGGAGGACTTCATCGCGCCGATCC from Microbacterium paraoxydans includes the following:
- the ypfJ gene encoding KPN_02809 family neutral zinc metallopeptidase, encoding MTFNPDADLSRNTTRRRGRTAAIAGGSGVGVLALLALIAGPLLGIDLSGLVGGAPGGGSEPAGGSAIENCDSGADANANVDCRMAGAQVALDAFWEDNVEGYQAPQLIVVDGATSTQCGTASNAVGPFYCPPEETVYIDPTFFQLMQQQFGASAGNLAQLYIVGHEWGHHIQNLLGAMERYPNNGTGPGSNGVRMELQADCYAGGWLGRATEQTDADGDPYLEKPTEEQIRDALNAASTVGDDHIQEQSGQVNPETWTHGSSEQRQRWFAEGYQNGLDACGQVFTLPADQLDP
- the pip gene encoding prolyl aminopeptidase gives rise to the protein MTNTEGLYPPIEPHETGVLLVGDGHRVAWEISGNPEGKPVVFLHGGPGSGTSPWQRQFFDPDVYRIVLLDQRGCGRSTPSAAEPEADLRHITTAHLIADLELLRKNLGIETWQVFGGSWGSALALAYAQAHPDVVSELILRGIFTLRRAELEWFYEGGAAALFPDLWEDFIAPIPVLERSRMIEAYHRRLFDPDPAVHEPAALAWAAWEAATVTLRPDPEQIAAMADPRRAVAFARIENHFFVHRGWWAEGQLLAGIHAIRHIPTVIVQGRHDVVTPMMTAWDLHRAWPEADFQVIDDAGHSAAEPGIRAALRAATDRFRPEG